CTTAAATGCCGACCAGTGCTCCTGGCAATTGGCAATGTTCAAAAAAAACCAGCGAGAATCGGCGGCCTATTTGATGGGTGTCATCATTTCACAAATCTGCGGTGTGCAAACTCCCGAGACCAAACCGGTTCGCCAACAGCGCTTTGTCACCTCGGTACCATCAAGCGTGCTTTCATTAGGGttgaaaacaaaaactaaaattttcGATTACTGAGGCCGCGTTTAGAtcgcgaaaatttttgggttacgacactgtagcatgtttcgtttttatttgataattaatgtccaatcatggattaattaacgtcgttagattcatctcgtggtaatcagtcagactgtgtagttagttattttttaactacatttaatacttcatgcatgtgttgaaaaattcgatgtgacggaaaagTTTGGaactttttgggaactaaacgcggcctGAAACCGTTTTCGAGATTTTACCGAGATTCTGGtgtaaatgaaaataaaaacagCTACTGAAAATATAGAAATGAAAATGGTGTTTTTATCCGAAACTGAAAGCGAAAATGATTTCAGCCTCTACCGACCGTTTTCGAAAATTACTGTATTTATGCGGTAATTTACTGCCGGTATTACCGTATTTTAGGGATCCTACCGTATTTGAAATCCAGCCCAACACATTTTCTCGGCCCAATAGCTCGTGGGCTTCCCTGCTGGCCCCAGCCTTTCAGGTTAACCCTAACCTCAAAATCTCTCACTCCCCACTCCCTGACCTAGTGAGGCAGTGACCCCCACCCCCTGACCTAGTGAGGCAGTGACCCAGTGAGGCAGTGACCCCCATGAGGTTGGTTCTTCTCATTCCATTATTGGCTATTAGTTTTGTACTTTGGTATGATAATATGAGTACTAATATATTTTAATATTTGTAGGATGAATTTTCAAAACTGGTCAAAGATGATTATGTggcaagtgatgatgatgacatgtCTGAGGTTCAGCTGTAGGCATAGGCAGCATGTGGCCCTGCACTAGTATTATTTTTAATGGCATGCTAGTATATATTTAAGTTTCTATTTGAATTTAGTTAATGATCATGTATGACTATGTCACGTATGCTGTGTGCAACTTTGTGCCATACTATCATGCATGCTACTATATGTCAGTTATCACGGATTGGTTCGATATTTGGATTAATATCTTAATCGAATTTTCACTACTTGCATATGAGATGTGTCAAGTCATATTGTTAATGTTATGCTCTATTATTTAAtatgtttattattttttaaatactGTTTTGATGGATTTCGACCGTCATCGATGTGTTCCCGACCGTATATTTCTGTTTTCGAAATTACCGGAATACCGACGCCGTTTTCGTTTCCAAAAATGCTGTACCACTTTCGTTTCTgataaaaaaaatgtgaaagtAAAAGTGGTTGAGTCTTTCGCCGAccgtttccgaccgttttcatcccgaACTTTTATCAATAGTCAGaaagttttttcttttctttttcaagaaCTAGCAGTCAGAAAGTGAGACCGGCCCTTTCTGCATCTCACGCTCCTTTTTCTATTCAATTTATCCTAGAATCCCATGGATTGCTACTGTTTTGGTGATGCGCAACAAAATAACACCAAGCTAAAAAAGACTTACCAAGGAAATACTAGAAAGCATTTGATGCTACTTAATAAGGTTAATAAACTCTATAGCAGCATTTTCTTTCAGCATCCTGACCGTCCACGGCCCAATCTGACGGCCAGATGACGCGCTACCCCCTCGGATTCTCTTTAAACCGGTAAACCCATCGGCAAGCCACAAAAAATCCCAAGAACCGCAGGAAGTGAAAccaaagaaaaggagaaggaaaaaaaaggtgaGCGTATTTACAGGCAGGCCCTTCGTTCACCTCGCCGGAGGGGAGTGGGCGACTGGTAGGTACGACGAGGGAGGGATtcacgagctcgccggcgcctgCGGCTGAGGCTGGGCGGCCAGCGGGCGGCTGAGTGGGGACGAGAACAGCGCGGAGAACGACGAGGgcctctgctccggcggcgccgccgcaatgccgccgcccgcgggggcgggggacgaggaggcggcctgcgccggcgcggctgcggcgggggcgggggcagaGCTGGAGGCGACGCGCTCGCAGGAGGGGCACATGGACAGGGTGGTGGCCGGGAGGTGCATGTAGAAGGGGTGCACCGTCTTGAGCGCGCGCAGCTCCGCCAGCTCCTTCTGCAGCCGCCGGTTCTCCTCGGTGAGCGTCTCGCAGCAACGCTTCAGGTACTCGCAGTCCACCTCCGTCTGCTTCAGCTTCGTCCTGCACGCACCaccagtgttttttttttctctcagccGATGCCGATCGTTCCTTCCCGGACTTGATTAAAAGATTGTGAATCTTGATGGTGGCAATTAAAGTAGTAGggcggcgcgtgcgcgtgcgcaccTGGCTCTGCGGTTCTGGAACCACACCTCCACCTGGCGCGGCCGGAGGTTGAGCTGCTTCGCCAGCGCCAGCTTCTGCTTCTGCGCGCCACCACCAGCGCGTCAGGATCGATCGACGGAGGAGAGGCAGAGCTTTGTCTGCGTGAATGGCTGTGATCGGGGTTGGGTTTTGCTTACCGGGTTGAGCGTGGCGTGCTCCTTGAAGCTCTCCTCGAGGAACGCCGACTGCTCCTTGGAGAGGCGCAGCTTCTTGCGCGCCGagccgccgtcgtcctcgtcgcTGGCGCGGGACCCCGCGCGGTcggccccgctgccgccgccgccgcgcgggccggcTTGGCCATGCGCCGAGAAGTCGGTCGGGAAGGAGCCCGCGCTGTTGttgggcgacgacgacgcgcccgcgcccgccgcccccgcgtcgtcctgctcgtcgtcgtcctccgccgctgcgccggccgCGGACATCGACGGCGCCCGGTTCACGTCGAACCCGCGCGTCGACGCCTCCAGATGCCCTGCCGAACGCGAACCGCTCGCCATTTCAGCGACCTCGCCGAACGccagaaagaacaagacaacgAAAATCCAGAAACCCAATACGACCCCGATGGTGCATGCACCGAGTACTCACTGGTAGccccggacggcggcggccacgggagGCCGAGTGCGGGCAGGAGCGTGAGCCGCACCGCCGGCTCCGGCGACGGCCGGCCGCACCTCCCCGCCCCGAACTCCAGCTCCCTCCTCCCCGGCTCCGCCTCCTCGTCCCTCCTGGCTCCGGCCCCCATCCCGAGGCCGAGCACCAGGTCCCTCCCGGCGTCCGCCATGGTCTCCCCCAAGCTGAGCCCCAATTCCATCCTGCCAGGAACCAGTAATGGAACCGTCGGGACGCGCCAGGACCGGGAGGCTTTATAGCAGCAAGCCAGCAGGAGTGGCCGGACCGGAGGAGGAGACCCGCGGcccaccccctccctccctcctccttccttcccgGTGCGTATGCGTGCCTGTGGGTGATAATGGCGGGTTTGACCAGTTGACGCGCACCGCACGTGACCCGGAAAAGGAAGGCTGGGGGACGCGTATGTAAATCCCACGGCTTGCCGGGGGCCTCCTGGCGAAATAGCAGGGAACTGGATGGCAGGCGATAATAATGAGGTTAATGATTAGTGTATCGCTGGGGGCTACGTATCTTTCCCCTTTTATAAATGACACCCGCAATCTTTACAAGAAAGCTGCCGATGCAGCAGCTGCTCCTGCGTGCTTCTTctttccctctctttttttttcaatttgttTCGTGTTCGTGCGTGTTGGAATTGCACATTTGTTCGTTACTATGTACTCCAGTCTGTCATATTTTTTGAGTGCAGTCTGTCATATTTTGGGTGTGGAGACAAGCGTAAAATTCCAGCGTGTTGTTGCTATTAGTAGTAGGTAGCCAGAGAGTGTCTTAAAAAAATGTATACATACTAAATATTATGATTGTGCAACCATAAAAGTTTTCTAAACAGGTGGGAATGTTAATGAGCGTGCATATAGCTTTCCTTTCATATatcatcttactattactaattgaatACTCTTTTAAAACCCCCACACGAATTCTAGGAGTACTAGAAATAGAGAGAAATTCTCTAAATGAAAGTAAAATATCTGGCCCTCAATTAATATATAGTAATTATCATTGATAATAATAGCCGTTGGATTTACTTTATTTTTAAAACCTCGCCTATATCATTATGAAGAATTAGTATAAAATAATCTCCCTGTATCTATATCTTAATTATCCATATCTGCTATTATTGAAAAAAATCTGATCCAACCTAATTTAGATGTTATATCTATATCTTAGTTacccacatctgccattataTATAGAAAAATAGTTTCAGCCTGATTTAGATCTTTTGAAAATTTAAGTCTATAAAATAGTACCGGATACATCTTCCCTAACTATACATCTTAATCTATTCTTTTGATTTAAATCGGAGAGTCTATCCTAAAGCGCTAATCAGATATATGTGTGCATCTGTCTATGTATAAAGAAAGTTGTTGttctttccaaaaataaaatttgatgctTTTGTGATGAGCAGCATACTGTGGTGTTGACCTAGATAACTGGCACTAAGATAGAGCTGGGCTTACCAGCATTAGTGTGATGTATACAAGTTAAAGTATATTTACTCACAAAAGAGTTGAAATATATTCAAATTCTATGTATTATGGTGTATAGCCTAATCCCTCCACTCCAAACTATAAAttactttattttgttttctctatgtttgaccaagtttatagaaaaaaaattcttaaatATCTACAATATTAAACTAGGTTCACTAGATAGACTAAAATATGTCTCGATCTATATTTAATTTCCATAAACTTAGCCAAAATTAGATGAATTTTCTTTAGACAAAGATAAAACAAACAATAGAGGAAGTGTTAACTAGGGATATATAACTATAAATCAATTGCCCGCGCAGTTGCACAGTTTAATAGGCTAGTATACTCAAATAGTGGTGTGTTGTACCCGATGTAGTGTGGATTTGTCTATTGCGGTGCTCTATCCTATAGGGTTTCACATGTTTGGGTTAAGTTGGAGACAAGTGCAAAATTCCTGCGTGCATGCTGTTGCAGGAGGAGATAATCTTTGCCTTGTTATAATTAGCAGTAGTAGGTAGCCAACGACCGTGTGCCTctattttcaaaaatacaagtACTAACCATGATGCATTAGATGAACAATGGTTGCAAAAGTTTCCTGGAGATGTGGAAATGTCGAATAATTAATGACCAATTTGTGCTGTACCTGTACCGCTGTATGTAccgagggtgtgtttagattagtttgtattttgcattttttatttttggaagaaaatcttcaatatttgaaatattaaatgtagactaatcgtaaaactaattacagatctcgtctgtaaactacgagacgaatctaatgagcctaattaattcatcattagagcatgtttactgtagcattaccgTATCAATTTAGTGCCTAATCacatcctaattaggctcattagatccgtctcgcgatttacattcCATTGGTagaatgcgatttattttttaactatatttagtacactatgcaagcgatttataaaAACTTTGCGCTTTGcgttttggatctaaacaaagCCGGACTCTTATTGTGTGTTTGTGTCATCTGACACTAGTGGTGCCAATTTTTCGTCTTGGCCTGGCCTGCATGGAAGCTCATGATGGAGGCCAGATCCTAGTATAATTGCATGGAATGAGCAAAAGGAGGACAAGAATGCATGTCATGTGTGAGCACGGGGTCTAGGACTCTAGGCTAGGCGAATTCCCTCTGCATGCAGGCATGATTACGGCCATCAATTCCTCATCCACCGCCATCCAGCCATCCTCATCATGTATAGCGAGCCTGCCTTGCCAACCTGCGTGATATGAAGCAATCCTGTTGATGTGTACAATGGGGACAGGCCGATGGCCCCGTTCGCCCGCCGCAATCATGCCGCATCATGGCGGCATACGGCCGCCGGCAGGTGTGTGGCCGAGCGAGAAAGGGAGGGAGCACCGGAGGAGCATGCTGCCGCATGCCTCAGGCTGACTGCCTGCCTGCCCCTGTCGCTCGCGTCGCGTCGCTTGCGCTCCGTCCTGCTCCTGCCTGCCATCATGGCGGCGAGGATGGCCTGCGGTTGGGTGATGTGGGATGGTCTCATGGATGATGGCTCGAGTGCCACAGGCGCATCAGGATGCAATCATCCATGTTTGTACGCGGAGTGTCCTCCGGGTTCCGTTCGTCGCGGAAATAAAGTACTCTCCCCTTTGGTTTCCCACAGCAAGTGTGCAAAGTTGGTATAATTATGCTAATTATGCACACAACATCTCTCTTCTCTCCCGGTCTGTCTCAACAGCACGTCTGAACAACAACATTCCTGTGGGGAACCGAGAAAGAACgagaagcagcagcaggctgCGTATCTTCCGTTTTGCTTGCCATGGATGCTTGAATGACTCGTATATCTTTGGAAAAGAAATCATTGGTGGCAATTCGTGTGGATTGCGTTTTCCATTGCGACACGGTCCAATTATTATCGAGATATCCATAACGAACCAGAAACAATGATGTTACGTACGTAAAAGTGTATTTGGTTGTGTTATCATGAGACGCTAGGAATCCAAGGTGTAGGAGGCATGAATGCTATTCAAACCCATTTAATTGTTTCTCATAAATCTTCCATGAtcattgtcaaaaaaaaaaatcttccatGATGTCCAAAGAGATCGAAATCTTCCGTCATAGCTAGAAAATTAGACACTAGTACCGGGCTGAACCCCCCATTAGTACTGGTCGGGCGCCCGGTACTGGTtggtgcatttagtaccggtcaaaacacccggtactaaatgaatCTTTTagccgaccggtactaaatcgCTTTGCACCTACAACATCCGTggccttttttcttttccttttcttttctcattttctttcatttttcttcccACAGCAGCCATCATAAATTTCAAAACTACACAATCCCAATTTTACAAGAGTCACAACAATCACAAGATTTCATTTCACAAGGCTACACAAGAATCACAAAATTCCATTTCACAAGACTACACAAGAtctaaatttcacaaaaattaCAAGATCTGctgccgcgagcgccgccgatCGAAGCTGCAGtcgcgcgcgtcgccgccgaCCGAAGCTGCTTCCCGAGGGTCGACGGCAGGGCCCCAGGAGCAGCGGCGCGAGGGAGGAGGCAAGCTCGTCGAACTCCACGGTGCCGTTGCCGTCGGCGTCCATGGCGGAGACGCACGCGCCAGCCGGCCGCCCCGTCATGCCATCCGCGCCCGCCCCATCCCGCCATCAGCGCTGCAAGCCGCCGCGCCAACGCCACGCACCAccgacctcctccgcgccgcgagccgccacgccaaccccgcgcgccgccggcctcctcggcgccaccgtccgccgcgcgccgccggcctcccacCGCGtcgcgggccgccgcgcgccgccgggctcCCCCCGAGTCGTGGGCCTCCGGTGGCCAGGCTCGCGTCCCCTGATGCAGAGctagagagaggaaggagaagctaGGACGATGGCCAGGGCGGCAGATgaagggaagaggaagaagagatccagagagagaggaaggagaagctaAGATTGAGGAGCCAGTGCGAGTCTGGAGACGATAAGGATTCAAGAtaaaggggagagagagagagtggagcTACCATGGAAACGTTgccttttagtaccgggtgagggcttcacccggtactaaagaggGTAAGatatatttagtaccgggccaagacaccggccggtactaaaatgcgacATTTAGTACCAGCCGGtgtcttggcccggtactaaaatggctctGGGGCTTATAAATTtgggcccggtactaaaatggctccgTGACAATGTTTGTACCGGAATAAAACATGCCCGGTACTAATTGTCGTGGACGAATGagctgttttctagtagtgcgtgTGGACCGTACCCAATGAGAAAGTTATGTTTGTTCGGTTTTCCACTATGAAAACTTGAAAATTCCAGATGTCCGGAGGAGACATTGTTGAAAAAACACCGAAGAACCTCATGGTCACCTTTGAGAGACAAACCTCATTACTTGCTAGGTTGATAAACTGCAAGCTTTGACCTTTGAAATCTTTACCAGACAGGAGGCTAAAGGGGCTGTGAATGTGATGTTTATGGACTCGTCGGTGGCATGGTAGGCATGTCATCGATCAGAGTTGCTTAAACCATAGAAGGAAACGTCGTTTCCAAATTCCACGTGCATGTCTTTCAACCACGTTTGGTGTTTTGTTCTTCTCGGATTTTATTTCTGAATTATTATGGCATGATCCAATTATTAGCGAGATAtccaaagcaaaaaaaaaatcatttctcACGGTACCCTGCGGCGGCATACGTGCGCATGGGCCTGCTCCACCATAGTACATACCATGTCCCCACGTACGTAGTGGAGGAGGGACTAGTACGTAACGTACCGGGGCCAGCAGCagtggccaccaccgccgctccGTCCTCGTGCCCAAGCAACCCGGTGCCGCGATCGCCCCCGTCGCCCGTGCTACAGCCCTACAGGACGATGGCGTCACGTGCCACGGCCCGCAGCGCGTTAAATGCCGCTGCCGGGCGAGCGGCGAGGGGCGCGTCATGACTCATGACTCATGACAGCACGCGGCCGCGGCCCCGTCTCATTAACCgcgcgcgtggcgcggcgtAGCGCGGCGACGATGGGCGCAGGCCTGCGCGCGTCCCTGGCAGGCTGGCACTGGCACGGGCCTGGGCGAGCGCCAACTAATTGCTTCTGCTGTTGCATGCTTGTGttgctgcctgcctgcccctgcccctgcggctgcggctctgcCTCCTCCTATTTTGCCCCCGTCCCTACCCCCACGACGCGACGCTGGTCGCTGGCTTGGCTGGCCCTGGCCGTGGCTGCCCCCGCCGAGTCCATGCATGTCCGCCCCGCCTCGAGCCTCACGCAAGGTTCACCTTTTCGTTTTTCTACCGAATCCCGCCCACtaccggaaacgaaatttcggccgaaatttcgccgaatttcgctaattccgaacggaaagagaattcaaattcaaaaaccgaaatttcggtgagtcccgaccgaaatttcggtcaccgaaatttcggttatttccaccgaaatttcggttttgtcaccgtaaaatgatgcaaattaacagaaaatgatgtgtatatatggaaaaattgaaaattttggcaaaatttcccctgattatgtgtatattgacagttcataatgcataacatatatataactccacaaaacaatgacaaatacaccatttaacacataactcatgtccaaagtccacacatacaacgtaatacatccaaagtccattagaattattacacataactcatgtccaaagtccacacatagaacgcaatacatccaaagtccctTAGAATTATTACAATCGAAAGATACAACAGAGGCAAAGACATAGTCCAGAATAATCCATGTAGCATATTCTctgcatttaaatatttatgtgaAATAAATTGAATAAGTAGAGGAAGCAAAACGTATAGATAAGTTCTGTTGATAGGATAAGTACCTGCATTCTTCAGTCCTCAAATCTCTCTCCCGGTGGTCCCTCATACGGCTCGTCTGTTGGTGACAAATACACGTACGTAGGTGGGCGATATTGCAACTGTGGAGCTCCATATGGTAGGTAGCCGTGATAATCCAAATAAGGCAATGCTGCAACTGCCTGCGGAAGTGGCGGGTTCACCACCCCTGGTGGTGGCCACAGAAAGCCCCCTGCAGGGGGAGAAGTACTGTAAGGGTTGTAGTACTGACCACTGGAGGCAGAGTTGGAGCTATCTTCATCATATGCAAGTGGGGCCTGTCGACCATGTCGCTGTGTCGATGTTGTTTGTCGTTGTGAAGTAGGTGCTCCATGATCTGTATCTTGTGTTGCATGGGTGAAGTCCTCCTCCCCAGTGAATCTTATAGTAGGAGATATACGATAACCACCACTTTCGTTGCCATCATTGCCATCACCTTCACTGCTACtggaatcatcatcatcatcgtcatcatcatcatcatcatcatcaccaatgTCCTCACCACCACTAGGCTCAGGTGTGGTATCGTCACTACCTAACTCCTCCTCAGTGCGTGGTTTCTTCCCTTTTCTCATTTCGGGACCAATCTTAGTCTTCCTTTTTCCCAGATGTGTGTCCCCAATTGTTTCTTCGGCCCATGTCTCCACATCTTCATCGTGACCATGAGAAGAGCCTATATCAGTGAACATCTGGCTCGGCAATGGAGTGTCAGTGAAGTCTGAGTCTTCATCAAATGCTGGGTCTCCATTGGACCTTGATTGCTTCATCCAATCTTGAATTGCTGATGACTGCCGGTACAAAGAAAGATCCATGAAACTGCTAACTGGATCATAGTCATATGGATCGACCCCTCTAGTAGCACGTTGCAGACGCAAGCGGAGGTTGTAGTTCACAAAGACCAATTTGTCCAATTTCTGGTGGCTCAACCTATTGCGCAGTTTGGTGTGGATGTAAGCAAATGTGCTCCAGTTCCTTTCACATCCACTAGAGGCTGCACACTGCGACAACAAGCGTCGGGCGACCCTTTGCAACACTGGTGTATCTCCCCCAAATGTAGCCCACCAAGCAGCTGGTGAAGTTTTCCGGTCAATGGCCATTCGCCTAGCAATGTCACTAGAGAACTCACCTTGCTTCATCCTGAATATTTCAAATTCCTGCAATGCAATTGCTGCTGAATTAGTATCCAACATTTTCTCCAGACCATTGCGCATTACTGCCATGACTTTCTGTGATGTGCCCAAACTGTACTGCACATAAGGGTTAAGAGCACAAGCAGTGGCCATATATGTGCCTGACATCACTGTGGTCATCCTTGCATCTATCACAGCCATGATCTTTTCAAACCGGGGGTAGTCACTGCTGAACTTGCTGGCATATGTCTGCCTCATGTTTTGATACTCCATTGTCACCTCACTCAAATTAGGTGTCTTGTCTGTGTCAGCAAATCTCAAAAACATGTACAGAGGCTCAACATCATTGATCACATACTCCATATTCGCCCACCATTCAAGACTTGTGATGCATTCGTAAATGTACCTTCCAGTTTCACTTTTGAAGTGGCGGGACCGTCGGAACTCAGGTGACACTAACCATGTCATGAACTGGTCCTTCTTCTTATACATGCTTTCaaggaacatgtagttggtcCCAAATCTTGTtacattccacttgaccaactctCCACCGATGGCTTCCCTCATCATGCTGTGTAAACTATTGGAGTTGTAGAGCCAGCTGCAAATTCGTTGCGCGCTTCGAATACAAGCATCATGCTCCGGCCACTTCCCTATGTCCTTCAGCATAAGGTTGATGGTATGGGCAaggcaaggctgccatgcaatgGTAGGGAACTCGTGACAGAGAATTTTGCAGGCTTTTTTGTAGTTCGAACCATTATCCGTGACAAGCTGAACCACATTGTGAGGCTCCACTTTCATGACCACTGCTCGTATCTCCTGCACAACATTGCCAATGTGATATGCGTATGGTTCTATATTTTATGCCAAGGTGAGAACAATGCATCGATACATGGACTTACCTTCAACAAGTATTGATGGTCCTGTATTTTGTCGGACGCATTGATGGACTTCAAGAAATACATGGTGCCACCGCTATACACCAAGAAATTAATGACCGAGTTACGCATAGGCCCCATCCACGAATCACACATGATCGTGACTCCACATTCATCCCACTCGTTCTTCCACTTCTCTATCTCTTTCTCTATCTCCTTCACATTCCcatccaaatattttccatctATCTCCCTCCCTGATGGTATTTTGATTCCAACACCTGCGGTCATAGAAGAGAAAGCATTAAGATCACAATGAAGGATATGTAATGTAGCTCAAAATATACATTGTTACCTTGTTTCTGGGTCTCCACGATCGCAGCTTTAAAGTATGGGTCATCGACTTTCCGGCCGGGAATACCGACAGCATGGCACGCCTTCGCCCATGCCCTCCCTAGAAGCTCTCTTGATGTCCTCCCCTTGACAGTCCATGGGCCGGTATCAATCCTTTGCTGCCGTGGAGCACTGCTCAAACCTAGGTGGTAGTCTTTAACCCTCTCGGGGACTTGTGACTGACTCCTTCTGAACATCGAAGGCTGTGGTCCACCACTGCCTCCAACACCACCTCTTCTAGATCCAGAAGCAGCTCCAGATCCGCCACCCCTCTCGTATCGTGGCCCAGCTTGCTGCATAAAGTCATACTCTTGGCGGGACTGGTGTATGGCAGCCTGTAGCTCTGCATCCTCGTCGTGCCCCTGGCCACCCTCCTCCTCTAGGTCAGTGTGCCGCCCCCTTGCTGCTTGGTCCCTCAGCACTCTTTCTCGGGCCCTTGCTTTTGCTCTAACCTTATTCCTGTCCAACTGCTCCCTAAAGAATTCCTTAACTTCGGTCGGAACCGAAGGGCAGTCCTTCACATCTTTCCCCCTATGTGCCAAATGCTCTTTGAACCGTGTTGCTCCTCCCCCACCCTTCTCCTCCCTGCAATACTTGCATTTGAAACCACCCCCGACCTTTTGGCCATGCTCCCACACTACGTCTGGCATTATCCTacaattacagaaaaatagCACGGTGTAAGTTCATGAATATCATATAATAACATAATGCAAGTCCATATATATAAATACTTTTATGGTTACATACTATTCTATATCACTTACTACCTAGGTGACATGAATCAATCGGCTCTTAATTTCATCAGTAATATTGAATACAACTCATATCCAAAAGGTTGGAATAATTTTTTCTATACATTACATTTCACATTGTCGCTAGAATATCAAAACAACTAACAAATCCTAACATTCCCTCTAACCCTAGCTTCCCCATTGCAAAAATAGTATGAAGTTCATCATTTATCAAAACTAACTCACTTAGATCAACAACAACAAGCTTCACCATCACAAAATAACATCTCATACCTTTTTTCCCGGTGTCCGCGGAAAAATCCGGCCCGAAGGGGCAGTTTTCCGCCGGGATTTCACCGAAATCCGCCCGGGATGTTGGCGGAAAACCGCCGCGCCTTCCCGGCCCAGAGATCCGGTGGATACCGGTGGATACCGGCCGAAATCCGCCTCCTTaccgccgaaatttcggtccaACTCGCCGGAATCACCTgcttcggcggcgggcggcctggGAAACGCAGGAGCGGCAGAGCTGAGCGACGAGGGGAGTGGGGAAAGGCCGTGGGCGGAGTCACGGGCGTTGGGTAGGTTAAAAATGTTAACGGGTCTCTTAATTGTTAACGGGTCCGAACCCATTTAGTCAATTTAACCAACCAAATCAACTTATATTTCAATTATTTCAAGTGCTACTCGCTCAGAAAAatacctagttttttatcatattttttacatatttttttacaattttttttgaatttttaaatttcgaaACGAAAAATCCCGAAATCTACCGAAATTTCTGTTCCCGGTGTCTAGCGAAAACgggaaaaataccgaaatttcgccgaaaacCGACCGAAATTTTGAACCCTGACCTCACGTCACGTGGACCGCCGGATGCC
This portion of the Panicum virgatum strain AP13 chromosome 2N, P.virgatum_v5, whole genome shotgun sequence genome encodes:
- the LOC120660824 gene encoding homeobox-leucine zipper protein HOX11-like, whose amino-acid sequence is MELGLSLGETMADAGRDLVLGLGMGAGARRDEEAEPGRRELEFGAGRCGRPSPEPAVRLTLLPALGLPWPPPSGATRHLEASTRGFDVNRAPSMSAAGAAAEDDDEQDDAGAAGAGASSSPNNSAGSFPTDFSAHGQAGPRGGGGSGADRAGSRASDEDDGGSARKKLRLSKEQSAFLEESFKEHATLNPKQKLALAKQLNLRPRQVEVWFQNRRARTKLKQTEVDCEYLKRCCETLTEENRRLQKELAELRALKTVHPFYMHLPATTLSMCPSCERVASSSAPAPAAAAPAQAASSSPAPAGGGIAAAPPEQRPSSFSALFSSPLSRPLAAQPQPQAPASS
- the LOC120660825 gene encoding uncharacterized protein LOC120660825, which gives rise to MCDSWMGPMRNSVINFLVYSGGTMYFLKSINASDKIQDHQYLLKEIRAVVMKVEPHNVVQLVTDNGSNYKKACKILCHEFPTIAWQPCLAHTINLMLKDIGKWPEHDACIRSAQRICSWLYNSNSLHSMMREAIGGELVKWNVTRFGTNYMFLESMYKKKDQFMTWLVSPEFRRSRHFKSETGRYIYECITSLEWWANMEYVINDVEPLYMFLRFADTDKTPNLSEVTMEYQNMRQTYASKFSSDYPRFEKIMAVIDARMTTVMSGTYMATACALNPYVQYSLGTSQKVMAVMRNGLEKMLDTNSAAIALQEFEIFRMKQGEFSSDIARRMAIDRKTSPAAWWATFGGDTPVLQRVARRLLSQCAASSGCERNWSTFAYIHTKLRNRLSHQKLDKLVFVNYNLRLRLQRATRGVDPYDYDPVSSFMDLSLYRQSSAIQDWMKQSRSNGDPAFDEDSDFTDTPLPSQMFTDIGSSHGHDEDVETWAEETIGDTHLGKRKTKIGPEMRKGKKPRTEEELGSDDTTPEPSGGEDIGDDDDDDDDDDDDDSSSSEGDGNDGNESGGYRISPTIRFTGEEDFTHATQDTDHGAPTSQRQTTSTQRHGRQAPLAYDEDSSNSASSGQYYNPYSTSPPAGGFLWPPPGVVNPPLPQAVAALPYLDYHGYLPYGAPQLQYRPPTYVYLSPTDEPYEGPPGERFED